Proteins found in one Oncorhynchus mykiss isolate Arlee chromosome 17, USDA_OmykA_1.1, whole genome shotgun sequence genomic segment:
- the LOC110494494 gene encoding ataxin-7, with protein sequence MSERADDDVRGEQRRAARQLKQQQIQRGEGSTAMATVAERRSLPSPEMMLGQSWSNWVDAAIPKGNDGAESEESLKEFGKNREAMRLCRDDMPIFGQCPAQDDFYLVMCSHCSQVVKPQAFQAHYERRHSSASMPPSTSAPSSACPLSWSRGSGTGAGAGGVSGGAMGRSSSGTSALSNSKILKPAKEKLPGFQQRPHFPPFRELNDKILTPAVKVEKMRLKVDVWAKLVQAPLAATTSSSSSSTVSSSSPLKPGLNCPSIPKAPLLAPGQIPNGKGHISLSALDKKQDNSASNRQHLHKRLSEREFNPDIHCGVLDMTARKPCTRSLTCKTHSLSQRRAVLGRRKRFDTLLTEHKSKARERELQHTHPQQIPPLRDPHPSPSRLAPHHDAHQVAQGNGAADAATKPLVLGKPKPQNPGLPRLNSSISQGGGGFLEDPSLVHESPHHSTPTPDGVSCLSSDEGENDEREEGTDKLDCHYSGYQPRPAAYCTFGSRLFGRSCYSFDRRWDRMRCALTAMMDKHVNTQMWKKIPLALENSSSAPAHRTSTNSLSSSHGSTPASGFLSPSAPPPPPYTQSYDSKSVLSYGTTLNARASQGTADHPAYSATQARQVSSSPQMPSAHSSVTTLASGRPLKSRSSGKSFRPRESSSTAVITNSTSGGSTSLSSGKKKKNSSLTLSHATTYSSESSSNPTSSSFKKNCTVNSGSSGSTSHHAPLVPSSHSGVHSVGLNCGPNARTNSLSLKAEPSGPAGVSGPGVRGPPSGSPAESIKRMSVVMNSSDSTLSLGPFVHQASEHHSRFSHAHTDGRLEGKKRKGSPAASSVNSGGGPGRPKVAKSPAINNIHGKHGRTIPGGPGLPNNSLIHQPKARP encoded by the exons ATGTCGGAAAGGGCCGATGATGACGTCAGGGGGGAGCAGCGCAGAGCGGCCAGGCAGCTAAAGCAGCAGCAGATCCAGCGGGGAGAAGGCTCCACAGCAATGGCGACTGTTGCGGAGCGCAGATCCCTGCCTAGTCCAGAAATGATGTTGGGACAGTCTTGGAGCAACTGGGTCGATGCTGCCATACCCAAAGGCAACGACG GTGCTGAATCGGAGGAAAGTTTGAAGGAGTTCGGGAAAAATCGAGAAGCCATGCGATTGTGCAGAGATG ACATGCCCATATTTGGCCAGTGTCCAGCACAGGATGACTTCTACCTGGTGATGTGCAGCCACTGCAGTCAGGTGGTGAAGCCCCAGGCCTTCCAAGCACACTACG AGAGAAGACACAGCTCGGCCAGCATGCCCCCCTCCACCTCGGCCCCCTCGTCAGCCTGCCCTCTGTCTTGGAGCAGGGGCAGTGGGACTGGGGCGGGGGCCGGGGGTGTCAGTGGAGGGGCCATGGGCCGCTCCTCCAGTGGGACCAGCGCCTTGTCCAACTCCAAAATCCTCAAACCAGCCAAAGAGAAGCTGCCAGGCTTTCAGCAGAGACCTCACTTCCCTCCCTTCAGGGAGCTCAATGACAAAAT ccTGACCCCTGCGGTCAAAGTGGAGAAGATGCGTCTGAAGGTGGATGTGTGGGCCAAGCTGGTGCAGGCTCCCTTGGCCGCCACGACATCGTCCTCCTCCAGCAGCACTGTGAGCTCCTCATCACCCCTGAAGCCAGGCCTTAACTGTCCCTCCATACCAAAGGCTCCCTTGCTGGCCCCTGGCCAGATCCCCAATGGCAAGGGCCacatctccctctctgccctggACAAGAAGCAGGACAACAGTGCCAGTAACAGACAACACCTCCACAAGAGACTGTCAG AACGTGAGTTTAATCCAGATATCCACTGTGGGGTCCTGGATATGACAGCTCGGAAGCCATGCACACGATCCCTAACATGCAAG ACACATTCCCTAAGCCAGCGGAGGGCAGTGCTGGGCCGGAGGAAGCGCTTTGACACACTGTTGACTGAGCACAAGAGCAAAGCCCGGGAACGGGAGCTGCAGCACACCCACCCCCAGCAGATCCCCCCTCTCAGggacccccacccctccccctcccggCTCGCCCCCCACCACGACGCCCACCAGGTCGCTCAAGGCAACGGAGCCGCCGACGCCGCCACCAAGCCTTTGGTGCTCGGCAAACCCAAACCTCAAAATCCTGGTCTTCCACG ACTGAACAGCAGTATCTCTCAAGGAGGTGGCGGTTTCCTGGAAGACCCCTCGTTGGTCCACGAGTCGCCCCACCATTCTACGCCCACCCCCGACGGGGTCTCCTGCCTGTCCAGTGACGAGGGGGAGAACGACGAAAGGGAGGAAGGCACAGACAAACTGGACTGTCACTATTCAGGTTACCAACCACGGCCGGCAGCT TACTGCACCTTTGGAAGTCGACTATTTGGGAGAAGCTGCTACTCGTTTGACCGGCGCTGGGATCGAATGCGATGTGCTCTTACCGCCATGATGGACAAGCACGTCAACACTCAGATGTGGAA GAAAATCCCTTTGGCCTTGGAGAATTCCTCTTCTGCGCCGGCCCACAGGACAAGCACAAACTCCCTGTCCTCATCCCACGGTAGCACACCTGCCTCAGGCTTCCTCAGCCCCTCTGCGCCCCCTCCGCCCCCCTACACCCAGTCCTACGACAGCAAGTCTGTGCTCTCGTACGGGACCACCTTAAACGCTCGTGCCTCCCAGGGCACGGCCGACCACCCTGCCTACAGCGCAACACAGGCCAGACAAGTGTCTTCGTCGCCCCAGATGCCTTCAGCCCACTCCTCGGTCACCACCCTGGCGTCAGGACGACCGCTCAAGTCCAGATCCAGCGGCAAGTCCTTCAGACCCCGGGAGTCTTCCTCCACAGCCGTCATAACCAACTCCACCAGTGGGGGCAGCACTAGCCTCAGCtcggggaagaagaagaagaacagctCCCTCACATTGTCTCACGCTACCACCTACTCCTCAGAGTCCTCCTCCAACCCCACCTCTTCCTCCTTCAAGAAGAACTGCACGGTAAACAGTGGCAGCTCAGGGAGCACGTCCCACCACGCCCCACTAGTCCCCTCATCTCACAGCGGCGTCCACAGTGTGGGACTTAACTGTGGCCCCAATGCCAGGACCAACTCCCTCAGTCTGAAGGCAGAGCCCTCGGGGCCAGCGGGGGTGTCGGGGCCTGGGGTCAGAGGCCCCCCCTCGGGCAGCCCGGCCGAGTCCATCAAAAGGATGAGTGTGGTGATGAACAGCAGTGACTCCACCCTCTCCTTGGGGCCTTTTGTCCACCAGGCCTCAGAGCACCACAGCAGGTTCAGCCATGCCCACACTGACGGCCGCCTGGAGGGGAAGAAACGCAAGGGCTCCCCCGCTGCCAGCTCCGTCAACAGTGGAGGTGGACCAGGCAGGCCCAAAGTGGCCAAGTCTCCAGCAATCAACAACATCCACGGCAAACATGGACGCACAATCCCAGGAGGCCCAGGGCTCCCCAACAACTCCCTCATCCATCAG ccaAAGGCCCGCCCCTGA